In Gemmatimonadota bacterium, a single genomic region encodes these proteins:
- a CDS encoding purine-binding chemotaxis protein CheW, with protein sequence MQTATATPGTSRLAQAGKYLTFFLASEEYGVEILKVHEIIGMLPITRVPRTPSFVRGVINLRGKVIPIIDLRERFGMAHDGAEEQCIIVVQVHGIQLGVVVDKVSEVLSIADGDIEPTPSFGVDVSTEYLLGLAKGDGRVRLLLDIDRVLTASEADSVQSVSGSDGGASRE encoded by the coding sequence ATGCAGACTGCGACCGCCACCCCCGGCACCTCCCGACTCGCCCAGGCGGGCAAGTACCTCACCTTCTTCCTCGCCAGCGAGGAGTACGGGGTCGAGATCCTCAAGGTGCACGAGATCATCGGGATGCTGCCGATCACCCGGGTACCTCGCACGCCGTCGTTTGTGCGCGGCGTCATCAACCTACGAGGCAAGGTCATCCCGATCATCGACCTGCGTGAGCGCTTCGGCATGGCGCACGATGGCGCGGAGGAGCAGTGCATCATCGTGGTGCAGGTGCACGGCATCCAGCTCGGCGTCGTCGTCGACAAGGTCTCCGAGGTCCTCTCGATCGCCGACGGCGACATCGAGCCCACGCCCTCGTTCGGCGTCGACGTCAGCACGGAGTACCTGCTCGGCCTCGCCAAGGGCGACGGACGCGTACGTCTCCTGCTCGACATCGATCGCGTGCTGACGGCCTCGGAGGCCGATAGCGTGCAGTCCGTCTCCGGGAGCGACGGCGGGGCATCGCGCGAATGA